The Podospora bellae-mahoneyi strain CBS 112042 chromosome 7, whole genome shotgun sequence genomic sequence TGACACCGGGCTCTCTGCGTCCCCCGGCCATCCTCGTATGCCACCGTGATGCACACTGCCCAGCCCGCTAGAGACCCAGACAGACAGGTCCAATCAGCCCCAGCCGCAAGATTGATCTGGCGCGCACCACTGGCGGATGTTCCACTGCTTTCAAGCGCTGTCGGGCTCAGGGGCGACGCAACACACCTCGGGTTGGCCCCTGCGTGTTACGGAAGCTGCTGGGTGCTACAGCAGGCGCCACCACGAGCTACTACACATAAACGCCCCTTCTCCCGTGCCGAGTCCGGCACGAGGTAAGTCAGGAACGTGAGACTGCAAAGAAAACTACAGGTAGACAGAGAGACCTTTCGTCCCTCCTCTCAAGTCCAGCCTGATGGCCCACTGCTGTCGGTTGCGATTGTGGAATAGTAAGGTTCGCCCGTCAGCAGGGGGGAAAAGCCGCCATTTGCCTCGACAAAATGCTCAGATCGACAACACTATCTGTGATATTGCCAAGTCATCCCAGTAAAGCCCGCCAAGAGATGTTGGGCCTGGAGATCCGAACCCCTGAAAAGCCAATGGCATGTCGCGGATCGGCAAACAAAGATAGGCGGCCTGAGCCGCACCAGCCCAGCAGGGAATAGTGATCGTCTGGCAGACGCCAATGGACGCCAATGGCGCCATCAATCAAGTGCTCTGGCACTACTGGACAAttccttttttctcttcccaGTTCATCCCACCTCGAGTTTGTCGGTGGCTTTTACGCCAAGACGGAAATCTTGGTTGTCTCATGAGACAGCACATCCGCACAATTCCCCAGGTCGGGCCTTTCGGGCAACACCATGTACGGTACAGAATACTTCCCCGAGAGATAACGGGTCAATACATCCGAGCCCAGCCGCCAACTGCAGCCAGCATCCGGCTTGGGTCTGCCGACACTTCAGCAGCCATCGAGATCCTTGGACCTTCCGTTTGTATTCTGGCCTGTCCGAAAGAGGAAGCGAAGGTGCTATGCCGGGCAGACTCATCCGGGAGACAGGATCATCAGCACTCGGAGCGGTGacttggtgagggtgatggcaTCGGCGTTTCCTTGATCCAAGGCTGCCTGTTGACGATGATCTCGATAGCTGAGATCTGTTTGCTCCAGGGGTTCGAGGAAAGGGGCCCGCAACGGCGTGGGTGGGCATACACAGCATTAGTCCGGAGGTGTGTCTTGACCAATGTTATTGCTGGCGTTATTCCGATGGGCAGAGAAGGACCGCCATTGACGTACTTGCTGGGTGTGATGGTATATATGTTCATCCTTTGATCATGCCGAACTTTTCGCGCCGAGAATTCTTCACTTCGTCTGCTGCATTGTATTACCAAGACGACTCTTGAAGAACCATAGGTCCTGCAGCAGAAAGACTTTTTGTCTGAGCCGCCGAAACACGGAAGCCAAAGCTGCCCATGGACGCCTCCAGCTCACCAGCAAGGCCCAAGATGCCCCCTCGACTCCCGAGGTCGTTACCAAGCTCACACTCGATAGCGTCAACCTTTAGTCCGGGGAGCTCGACACCAGGATCATGGACAGTGAGCCCGTGGAATCGAGATACACCAGACACCTCGCCTCCCAGCTCCGACGCTGGCTCTCCTAAGCTCCAGGCCAAACAAGCAGATGATAGTGGGAGGATCTCTCCGGTGGAGGGCTCACTCGACGGGCAGCCGCGTTTTGGGGTCGTACGCAGTGTCTGCTTCGTCGGCGCTGGTTTCGTCGGTATGTCGTTGCCTATCCCCGCTGTTTGGGACCCATTGAGACTGACATGTTGACAGGAGGACCGACGGCTGCTGTCATTGCCTACCACAACCCACAGATCCAGGTCAATGTCGTCGACCTTAACGAGGAACGAATCAAGTCGTGGAACTCGGCccatcttcccatccacGAGGATGGCCTGCTCAAAGTGGTACGAACGGCACGAGACGGCGCGCTGAACAAGACATTGGTACTGCCCGGACTGCCCAGGGCTATCGAATTGAAGCAACGGCAGCCCAACTTGGTATTCTCGACCCGTGTGGTGGACGCTATCGAGGAAGCCGACATCATTTTCATCTGCGTCAACACACCCACTAAAACACACGGTATTGGCGCGGGTTCCATGGCTGATGTGAGCGCAATCGAAAGCGCAACGCGGACTGTGGCCAAGCATGCCAAGGAAGGAGCCATCATTGTTGAGAAGAGTACTGTTCCATGTGGAACCGCACAGATGATCCAGGATATTGTGAGTCGCTGCCATGTAGTCTGAACCGGAAGCAGTTTGCTGACTTGAAAACACAGCTTCGATACTACCGGCCAGATGTCGAGTTTGAGGTGCTTTCCAACCCGGAATTCCTAGCCGAGGGCACGGCTGTGGAAAACCTCATGCACCCTGACCGAATTCTTATCGGTAGTGCCCAGACACTTGCAGGTCTCCGTGCTGCCGCCGTTGTCAAGGACGTGTACGGAGCTTGGGTGCCTGCGGCTCGCATCGTGACTGTCAACACCTTCAGCAGTGAGCTGGCCAAGCTTGTGGCAAACACCATGCTTGCTCAGCGTATCAGCAGTGTCAATGCAGTCAGCGCCATGTGCGAGgagcttgggcttggagCAGACGTCGAAGACGTTAGCCTCGCCATCGGAAAGGACGCACGACTGGGTTCCAAATTCCTCCAGGCTGGCGTGGGATTTGGGGGCTCCTGCTTCGAAAAGGATATCCTCAACTTGGCCTATCTTGCAAGGGAGCTCCATCTTGATGTGGTGGCCGACTACTGGCTTGCTGTGCTGAGAATGAATGAAGACCAACGGCGGCGTTATGCTCGCAATGTTGTGCGCGAGCTCAACGGATCACTTCGAGGGAAGAAGATTGCCATCCTAGGATTCGCCTTCAAGGATGGTACTAATGACACGCGCAACAGCATTGCTGTTCACGTCATCAAAGATCTGGCCATGGAGATGCCGCGCGAGATTGCCATCTTCGATCCCGGCTGTGCGTCGGCCGAGATCCGTGAAGAGGTCGAGAAGGCGGGCTTGACCGCAAGCCAGCTCGAGCGCATCAAGATCTTGACCAACTGGAGGGATTGCGTCCAGGAAGCAAGTGCCGTGTGTATCCTGACACCGTGGAAACAATTCCGGGGCCGCAAGCTTGGCTCGGCCACGTCTAGCAACAAGAAGGCACGGAAACTGGCAGCTGACTGGGCGACAAGCTGTGTGGCAGACAAAGCTGATATCAGCGAAATGGACATCTTGGCACTGGAGGAGCTCGTGAGAGACAAGTCGTCGGCGACTACCGGTGATGACCCATTGGAAAGACTGGCACCGCTTGCGCCCTGCCCCGAAGAGTGTTCACATTGCCGCATCGGGAGCGCAGAGGCTCATGATCAGGAGCCAGTGGACTGGGCCGAGGTGGCCGGCATGATGCAGGAGCCGCGTTGGGTGTTCGATGGGCGGAATGTGGTGAACAGGCTGGAGCTCCAGAGTCTTGGTTTTAGAGTGAGGGGTATCGGAAAGGGTTTTTGAGGATGAAAAATGGGTAATGGTAGATATCAGGACGGGAGTTTGGCGTCATCCCCATGTTGTAATTGCGTGTGAATTCTTCTTGTATATCGGGCTTTTAATCGGTTTTAGTTGTTGAAATTGAAGGATAGGTTCCGGATTTGCGATGGCAGCTTTGGGCGCAGGGTTCAGGGTGCAGGTGATGTCAGGTTAGAGTTGAATTGAGGTAAGCTGTTAGTGCACTACTGAGCTGTTCGCTTAAAATTAGTGCCGTGGGCTGTCCAAAATTAACAGTGCGCTCCCGCCCATCCCCCTGCCCGTTCTGTGCTTGGCAAGTCCTTCAGCCCGATCccgtctcaacaacctcaccaacggGTAGTCTCGATACGTTTCTCCGGGCAATGTTTGTAAACAGCAACTGCCGCTCCGAACATCGCTAGCCCACCGTGTTATCATTTGACACGACATCTTCACAGCCTGACAATACACCATGGCAATCTGGTGCAAGCTGCCGACTGCCGTCGAAAATGCCCAGCCAGATAAGCGACCAGAACAGCCGGCCGGGTGGTCCGTCTGTCAGAGACCTAGAACCACCTGttaccaacagcaacaacacctcaGTCTGTAACCCTCGGCATGGTAACAGGTCACACCAGCATCCCACTGAATAGGCATTCATATGCCGCGATAGCATTGGGCTCCAGTGAAGGCGTACAGGGCCGCCTCCAGCAATAACGTTCCCCGACTTTCCATATTGGTGTTGACATGTTTCGACAGCCGTCACGCCACGATGGTTCGGCCGATACGCCCGGTCTTCCCGCCGATGCATCTTCCCGTGGCTAAAAGCAAGAGCCTCATTCTGCTTCCACGACCACAGCCGAATGGAAGAGCCCTGAACGCAAGCTATGGACAACATCTGCTATTTTGTACCTTGGCTAGGCTTCCATCGGGGAGAAAAGATGGTAAGGAGATGTGTCACGACGTCAAGGGACAACCCAAGAAGGACAAGCAAGGCTATCTTGACCGAAACGCATCACCAGATCATCTCAACGTTGGCGTGACGTTTAACTTAGCAGATGGCTCTCTCGTGTTCGAACACATCTGCCCTGTTATCTGAAGGCTCATCAGTGGAACTCGGTGGCAAACTCGGCCAGAGGGAACCAAATATTGGGGGTGTATAGATGACGACGATCAACTACACTCTCTCGGGGCATGCTTGGCAGGGTCCAGCAGGAGTGCAATATTTTTACGAGTCTCAAGACGACTCCTGGTGTTTCTTTATCACGTCGGATGATACAAGAGAGTGTTGGCCTTAGCCTAGGTTCGCAGATGGTAGAAGTTTCTGGCTTCGTTGGAGGCACTTTTGCCAAGTCGACCTAGCCAAGCCCACCTCAACTGTCTTCTCGCGCTGTCCGAACAAAGCACAGCAGAAAGCATCGCATGCTGTGCTACTGTTCTCAGCTGTCTCGACGTGGAAAAAGAAAGCCCACGGATGATTCGTACCAACAGGCATTCATTGCACACCGTCACGGAGAGCTTCGTCGGTTGCCCAAAGAGGAAATTTCTGGTGTGGAAGGATGACGTCGaccccaccatctcgacCAGGCAAGCAGCTCAGCCTCTATGCAGTCGCCATAGCGGTCCCCCGCTGATCTCGTGCGCGTTTCTTGCATTACCGTTCACTGCCGTCGCTGCATGCATACACGATGTGCCAACGGTTGGGATGCTGCATTGCCGAGTTCCAGTGGCCGAATGGGTTGAGCCGACTTTGACGCAGGCCTCTAACGACTGGACGGCCTACTGTCCCGGTGCAGTGTGGGCGTGCTGACCGTGGCCTCTTCGGGAGGGAGCCCCGATCGCTGGAAGCTACCCTTCCGATGATCCTGCTACTCTGCAATAGTGCACAGCGGCAAATCGGCATCAGAATGGCAAACTCCAAGAGCAGATTTTTCTCAACAAAACCGCGGTGTCAGTCTACACAGTATGGCTTGAAATGTACTGCATGAGAGAAGCTGCCATCGACGTTGCACACGGCTCAAGGTGTGCAACCAGCAACTTCCTGCGCGGCTGACATGGCGACAGCCTCTGGGGATAACTGTCCTAATCTCTCGCCAGTGAGTCAGTAGCTTCGGTAAAGGGAACGCTGTAGGTGAGCAGTTGACCTCTCTATCTTGGTGGGCTGAGGTTGGTTTTTTGCTCGTCAGCAGGAGAAGCTGTATAGAACACGGACAGAAGACATTGATCAACACAGTTGGTGCTATTTTTGCCAGCCTGGTCAATTTTGCCCTGGTTGCTGCGCAGCATTCGGTTCCGGTCCCCTGGGTGTGCCGCGCAAGTGCTGGCAGCGCTTCTTCTGGGGACCGCCCCTGTTTCACCCTGCTTTGCCAACGGCCACCAAGCGACCACATTTGACGCGAAACCCGAGAGTCTCATTCTGGACTGGTGAATGTCAAAGAAAGAACATCATCTGTCACCCGGTGAGCATCATCATGCTGGAGGCTCGGAGTGAGAGGGAGGACTCACCACCTTGAAGTCAGGATGAGCCTGCTTGCTAATGGTCATTTGTTCAACTCAGCCTTCTCGAGGAGAGCATCTCATTGGTCTTGGAGAAGACATCCGCTGAATGTGCCGCAAAGGCAATTTTGCCCACACCCTCCCTTACCCCAGACAACACCGTTACACGGCAAAGGCAAGTAAGTGCCCGTGTGCTTGTTGTCGCCCGTTAGTACGGGGCGCATCCAGCGGCAGTGTGGAGGGTGTGAGCGGAAGCCGGcggcaaggctgccgagcaatggggtgtgtgtgtgcgcCTCTTGTGGATGGTGGGCCGGGGGGAGTGTCCCCTCGCACCTGCAGAGGGTCATATCTGCATATAACAGAACCGGTCGCCCGCCCTTGGGTCGTCGGCCCTGATCCAAACCAACCTCGCCAGCCAGACTGCCCGCCAGAAACTCTCGCCAGAAACAGTTTGCACCGCCTAGCCTATCCTCACACCAGGTCTTCTACTGGAGATCACAAACATCGCCGAGACATCAACCCTTCGTATATCTGGGTCCGGACGCCAGTCTTGTCAACCCTCCTTTTTCTGGTTCTCCTCTATGTCCCCATGTCTTTGACACAACCTGGACGGCAATCAATAGCCTGTTTTACGCAGGACACGGCAGACTGACATCGCACTTGACCGGACACCACCTCAGATCACCATCACTTTAGCAATCGTAACCGGCCATCAAAGATCCCGAGCAGATCTACTGGGACCTCGTCACCAGTATCACCACCCACAGTCAAAACAGCCCGATATAACCAtaccatctccctccacaTCTCCACAACCCGTTCGATCAAACAAACACACTCAACGCCACCACCATGTGCCTCTCCAAGGTCTACTACAACTCCTACTCGGACGGCCAGCAGGACGTCACCGAAAAGACGTATGCCTGCCGCGATGGCAGACGCTGCGCCAACCCCGAAGTCCGCAAATACGACCGCAAATTCCCCTTCACCAAGCTAGGGGAAGCCCAGCCCGAGTCCCAACGCAGCATCTCTGAACGCAAGCCCACCCCCTACTTTGAGTCTCGCGGCTCCAAgtccccttccccatcggGCAGAGACAGCAGACGGGACTCTGGCATCTACATGGGCGGCGGCTCCTCTTCCAAGTCCAGCAAGCACTACGACCCTTACGACCCTTACTCCTCGGGACCCTATcgttcctcctcttcttcccggGCCCGTGATGACCCGAGGGACTACTATGGTgggaggtcaaggtcaaACTCGATCCCGCAGATCATCTACATGGACGGCCGGGACGGCTACAAAGAAAGCGGCAAGCGGTCGAGATCCAGCAGCAGGGATTACTCGAGGGATATCCCCCTCGGTCCCGTCCACTTGGCCGACGAGTACGGTCGTCGTTCCTCCCGGTCTCGCTCCCGAGACTCGACCGACTTGAGCTCCAAATACTACAGCACCAGCggcaggggaagaggggatgCCATGTCGGGGTACATGTTCGTTGACGATCAAGACGAGAGGCGGAgacagagaagagaaaggcggCTGTCGACCTCGAGCGCGATGGATGAGTACGACCCCAGTCGGTATGTGCCCCGCTCTTCGCGACGGGCTTCGACGACCGGGGGAACTGTGGTCCACCATGGGGATGGCACCAGCCTTTACACTTCGTCATCGGCACCCACCGGTCTTTCTTCGAGCAAGTCTGGGTCGGGACATGTCaggtgggaggatgaggtccGCGCCAAGAGGAACAGGCAGAACGCCGAGATTGCCAACCGGCCGGTGTTGGGCTCGGACGGCGAGCCGAAGAGCAttctcaagaagaagggcgatgtgaagggcaaggggagggagagtgatgaggatCTGTATGACTTGAGGAGGGCagtggaggggatggggttgccgagcagagggaggaggtcgtcgtcggggAGGGACTTGATGGATGAGTATCCGTCTAGCAggtatgatgatgggttgggggcgaggaagagcaGGGGGAAGAGCGGGTATTCGGATGATCGGTATCGGTATTtctgattttttttttctccggACACTTGGGTAATGCATGGCAGCGCGCGTTTTGATCCTTTTTGCTTTGGTCACTTTCACATCACACGTTTGGGGATATTATGGACACGGACGACGGAACGTTTAATTCTGGGGATATGGACATGGGGGCATTCTCTCGGCACATCTTTATTTCCTttgtctttttctcctcATGATTTTTTGATGAACATGTTTATTTACAAGGTTATGAAATACGCGAGTATACAAAACACAAAGAATGATTATGATTTACTTTTACTATACCTTACTGATACGAGGATGAGAGATGTGTTGTGGCGATGAGATGACGTTGGAAGCTGTCTTTGATATTGATATccctacccccctccccgctaTCTTCCAGAAGGGTCACAAACCCGAACCAACGATCGCTTGGTAGTGTCGTTTCAACACCAATAAACACCCAAGATGGTCAAACAAAACGAaacattttgtttttttggccGGTCTGGCTGGCTGCCCTAACCCACTCGTCCGACCATatcacctttttttttttttttccccttggttggttggtctACCTACCCGCGAACAAGTATCTCAAACCAACAGCCGGCCCCTCTCCCAGGCCAAGCTCCAGGCCACTGCGATACTAAACGGGCGGCAAcatcccgccgccgccgcggcggACCACACTTTCTCTGTCTGTTGGGCAACGGTGCCATCTCACTCAGATCCCATAgtacatatatatattatatatatatacacatATATTCATGTATATTTCCACCAAAGCTTTGATGCCTTCCCCCGCTACGCCAtctcaccaccgcctgcaTTACACCCCATCTGCACTACCTCATGCGGACGCGCGCTTCTGTGTTTACATAAGATGACGGCTTGGTGATATCGACCCAACCCTTCCTGTCGTGAAAGACTTGCCCCCGCCGGTGACCGTCACCTgatcccccatcatcagatGATCTCGACAACCTACACAAGTGGTGGAATCTCTTTAGTCAACGCTGTAGTGTGCACCCTCTCGCAGTATTgttgagaggaaggaggttgtGCCGCGTTTGGGTGTTTTTGACCGAGAGACGGCAGAAGATGGCAAAGATGACACAGCAGTGTGCCATATCTGCCGTGATGCCGGTGCTTGCTCGTGGCATGTAAACAAAATCTGGCCCGTGTGCTTCGTCAATCTGTCTGACCGCGACATAAGATCCGCGCCCTGGTGGTCTCGCACCCTAGAGCATAGTCTGATGCTTGAGAAAAAGAGACAAGACGAGATAATGATGATTAATATTAGTTTTCCTGCTCGCCTCTCAGCAGGGGGGTTCAATTCTATCCGCCTTTGTCCCAATCATCATCCTGCTTCCCATCCATTTCGTGCATAATAATGCTCATGAAAACTTCGACAGCCATAAGACTCCAGTCCTGAGACAGCAAACCGTAACACGTAAACGGGGAAAAGAATATGTGTGCCGAATGCACGGAGAGGCTCCGGGGAAGGCGATTCTATCGGGTGATAATTGCAAAAGTGTCCAGCGAGCAGCGCACTGTGGTCGGTCGCTATGCTCACGCCTCGGAGCAACgccccaaccccttcaacagCTCCCCAGCAcgcacatcaaccccccccgcTCCCttatcctccaccccaaaagCCAGAAACACCACATCGTCCGAGTAGGCGTGGTACTTGTTACCATGCTCCTTCCAGGCCATGGACGTGACATAAAACATGTCTgtcctcctccgtccctCGTCACGTCCCCGGCCGTGGATCCAAATCGGCTTCTTGGACATGGCGTACATCTCAAAGGGAGCCCGCTGGTGAAAGAGAACGACGTACGGCTCGTACTCGCTATGCCAGCTGTAGTACGTCTTGTGCTGGATGATCGTCATGATGAACGTGTTGGAGTCGTCGGGCTTGCAGTTCTCGTCGGACCGCTGGCAGAGCGTGACCTTGAGCGAGTTGGTGGCCTGATGGATGGACTCGAGCTCGGGTGCCAGCTTGGGCATGTAGCGCGCCATGCACTTCTTGTCGTAGCTCGCGGCTTTGGGTGCGAGGTCCGATCCGATCACGGCTCCTTTGCCGTCGACGGCGCCGAAGGAACGCGAGGGGTACATGTCGTAGTGGATGTACATGTTGTCGTCCTTGTCCCAGAACGCAAAAAAGTTCTTCTCGAGGATGCCGTACGGAGGTGGCCTCTGAAGCTCTGTTCCGTACTCAAAGTCATCCTCGACGAGTGGCTCGGCAGGCCAGTCGACGAGAGTTCGGAAATCCTGAATCCATTGGCCAAAGCAGGTAAAGGCACTGTTGGACCCATAGATGGTGTACGGCTTCGTCGGCCCGTAAAAGGCGCGCGCATCGTGGGGGCCCTGGTTCAAGTTGAGCGGCGCGTACTTGCCAGTGCACTTGTCGCCTGTGGTCGGTTCAATAGGTAGCGGCTTTGGCTCGCCGACACACGTCAGGATGTCTCCCGAAAACTTGGCGTCGCAACCCGTCTCGAGGGCAATGAAGCCCTTTCCTTCGGCCTGGTGATCGGTCCATTTCTGGCCCATGAGCATCCAGGTATCATTTTGCGTAGGGTGTgggaggatgttggggttgaagacGGGGACATGGCCGAACTTGATCTCGAAGTACTTCTTGTCTGTCGTCGACGCCGAGAAGATCCTGTGCCAAGCGGCCGTCGGCGCGAGGGGATTCGGACGGTCGTAGCTACCGACGTCCGGTTTCTctttcttgtcctcctcatTGTCAGTTGTGGCCGGGCCGGAGCCAAGAGGCCTGCCGAGAAACTCGCCGACTCGGCCTCGGAGGTAGTCGGGCTGCGTGTGCCATAATCCAACGGTAACGAAAAGCAGTGCGACCACGGGGCAGAGCAACAGCACCAGTCGCTTGAGATCCCTGACGATCAtgatatatataaaaataccAGCAAAACGAGCGACGGGTAAAGACAGACAGAGATAAATTGCCGACAAAGATGAGGACAGCAAGCAAAAGGAGAGAACTTGGGGTCGACAGGGAAAAGGCGGCCAAAGTACATGAGGCACAGTCCGCCAGGTAATATCACCCAGATCCCTCCCCGTTGCATCAATCCGAACCCACTTCTTTTTGCCCGCCCCTAAATCGCAATCGATAAAAAGAGAAAGCCGCGGGTGCTGAGTGCACGCATTCAGCCAGCCACCAAAGCTGTTTCCCGAGCCAGCAAATGGTTCAACGACGTTTGCAGCTTAACTATCAGCCGACAGACGTGTTCGCGCTGTCATCTGTCAAAGTGTTCTAGAACACATCCGCCGGGCTAGGACACCCCTTGTCGATGATGATAACGTGTAGTGGCGCATTCAGTTCGTAATCAAGAGACGCCCGTTCGCTGCTGCGCTCAACCGAGTTTCCCTCCCTCAGGCGTGAAGCTTTTCTCCAACTTCATGGTGAAGCGAACGACATGTGAAGGGCAAATCACTGCCCGTATTCGGTCCAGAGATCAGTTCCCCGCGCGAAACCGCTTGCAATTCTCCAGGTTTTTCTGTTTTGGGCGGGAATGTGTGTCGCTGGTTTCGGTTGGTTGGCTCGAACACAAGTCCCGGGCGTGAGATCCCTGTCAGGTCCCGGGTGGGGTGCGCTGATTAAGCTTTTGTGCTCTGTTCAGGGGCCAGCCTCTCCGCGTTCTCTTCAGTCCCTCGACGCGCAACGCGCACCTTTTTGACGTCATGCTCTGGCAACAGCCCTGAGCTCACTTGGGCAAGAAGCATACCACTTTAGTGCCTCAAATATGAAATATTCAGTGTCTCCTCTATGGATTGTATATGAACCTGCCGTGTATGTATGTGTCTTCCCCTCTCCATGGCCATCAATATGCTGTCCAAAGAATTTTAACAATAATTCCtcatcaaaaaaaaaaaaaaaccttgCCATCCAAAGAGCAGTACGGGTATCAAAGGCGTCGCCGAAGCGTGGTCCTCGGTTATTTACTCCGGTAacttggttggtttggttgccGTCGTAGTAGACTTGTACAGCCACTGCGGGAACCTGACGCTGGGTTCGTCAAACATCCTCGTGACAATCTCGGCGAGCCATAATGTCAGCGGTaagaggaggatgtgtgGCGCCAGAAAGCTCAGCTCCATCCCCAGGGGTCCTGTCTTGGGAAGCTCCCAGATGTTGACCCACTGAGGAAGGTTCTTCACTCGGtgctcctcccaccacccaactgCCGCGTAGAGCCGATCTCCCACCGTCCAGATCACCGGGCCGTGGACGAGGTAGAAAGCAAACGATATCCTACCCATGTGCTGACAGAACCGTGTCTCAAAGAAACGCTTGACCCATCCGATGTGTGGGATGGCAGCCACCAGCATGACGGCtgcaaagaagaggaaaaacCACTTGACGTCGTAGATGGACTGCGACTTGAGGAATGACAAGTAGTACCACCCCGGGTTCTTTCTCAACTCCTTCACATCCGCGCTGTGAGCCGGGATGCCCCCAAGCCACAT encodes the following:
- a CDS encoding hypothetical protein (EggNog:ENOG503P8MU), translated to MCLSKVYYNSYSDGQQDVTEKTYACRDGRRCANPEVRKYDRKFPFTKLGEAQPESQRSISERKPTPYFESRGSKSPSPSGRDSRRDSGIYMGGGSSSKSSKHYDPYDPYSSGPYRSSSSSRARDDPRDYYGGRSRSNSIPQIIYMDGRDGYKESGKRSRSSSRDYSRDIPLGPVHLADEYGRRSSRSRSRDSTDLSSKYYSTSGRGRGDAMSGYMFVDDQDERRRQRRERRLSTSSAMDEYDPSRYVPRSSRRASTTGGTVVHHGDGTSLYTSSSAPTGLSSSKSGSGHVRWEDEVRAKRNRQNAEIANRPVLGSDGEPKSILKKKGDVKGKGRESDEDLYDLRRAVEGMGLPSRGRRSSSGRDLMDEYPSSRYDDGLGARKSRGKSGYSDDRYRYF
- a CDS encoding hypothetical protein (EggNog:ENOG503NWU3; COG:G; COG:T) → MDASSSPARPKMPPRLPRSLPSSHSIASTFSPGSSTPGSWTVSPWNRDTPDTSPPSSDAGSPKLQAKQADDSGRISPVEGSLDGQPRFGVVRSVCFVGAGFVGGPTAAVIAYHNPQIQVNVVDLNEERIKSWNSAHLPIHEDGLLKVVRTARDGALNKTLVLPGLPRAIELKQRQPNLVFSTRVVDAIEEADIIFICVNTPTKTHGIGAGSMADVSAIESATRTVAKHAKEGAIIVEKSTVPCGTAQMIQDILRYYRPDVEFEVLSNPEFLAEGTAVENLMHPDRILIGSAQTLAGLRAAAVVKDVYGAWVPAARIVTVNTFSSELAKLVANTMLAQRISSVNAVSAMCEELGLGADVEDVSLAIGKDARLGSKFLQAGVGFGGSCFEKDILNLAYLARELHLDVVADYWLAVLRMNEDQRRRYARNVVRELNGSLRGKKIAILGFAFKDGTNDTRNSIAVHVIKDLAMEMPREIAIFDPGCASAEIREEVEKAGLTASQLERIKILTNWRDCVQEASAVCILTPWKQFRGRKLGSATSSNKKARKLAADWATSCVADKADISEMDILALEELVRDKSSATTGDDPLERLAPLAPCPEECSHCRIGSAEAHDQEPVDWAEVAGMMQEPRWVFDGRNVVNRLELQSLGFRVRGIGKGF
- a CDS encoding hypothetical protein (EggNog:ENOG503NZMP); translation: MIVRDLKRLVLLLCPVVALLFVTVGLWHTQPDYLRGRVGEFLGRPLGSGPATTDNEEDKKEKPDVGSYDRPNPLAPTAAWHRIFSASTTDKKYFEIKFGHVPVFNPNILPHPTQNDTWMLMGQKWTDHQAEGKGFIALETGCDAKFSGDILTCVGEPKPLPIEPTTGDKCTGKYAPLNLNQGPHDARAFYGPTKPYTIYGSNSAFTCFGQWIQDFRTLVDWPAEPLVEDDFEYGTELQRPPPYGILEKNFFAFWDKDDNMYIHYDMYPSRSFGAVDGKGAVIGSDLAPKAASYDKKCMARYMPKLAPELESIHQATNSLKVTLCQRSDENCKPDDSNTFIMTIIQHKTYYSWHSEYEPYVVLFHQRAPFEMYAMSKKPIWIHGRGRDEGRRRTDMFYVTSMAWKEHGNKYHAYSDDVVFLAFGVEDKGAGGVDVRAGELLKGLGRCSEA